Within Bdellovibrionales bacterium, the genomic segment TCCGACGATCAGTATACGCTTGCCCTTCAATTCCGAGAGTTCCATCGATTTAATCCTTCCTTATTATCGCAACTTGAGAGTGCTGAGACTCAGCACCGCTAAGAGAATAGAAATAATCCAAAACCGGACGATAATTTTTGTTTCGTCCAATCCCTTTAATTCAAAATGATGATGAATGGGAGCCATTCTAAAAACACGCTTACCAGTTAATTTAAACGAGGCCACTTGAGTAATAACTGATAGGGCTTCCACAACAAAAACTCCGCCCAAAAGAATCAGCAGCAGTTCGTTCTTCGTCAAAACCGCCATTACGCCCAAAAATCCTCCAAGAGACAAACTCCCCACATCCCCCATAAAAACCTGAGCCGGAAAGGTATTAAACCACAGAAACGCAAGACCCGCCGCTACGACGGCAGCCGCCAATATCGTCAATTCGCCGGCGCCTTGAACGTAAGGTATCGCCAAGTAGTGAGCGATCTCAGCATGTCCTGAAACATAGGCGAAAATCATAAAGGTACCGGCACAAACAATAACAGGAAATATGGCCAAACCATCCAGACCATCGGTCAAATTGACGGCATTGGCACAACCAACAATCACTAGGCTCGCAAAAAGGACATATCCCCAGCCCAAATCAATATTAATGAATTTCAAAAACGGAACTGAAAGTACGGACGAAAGACTCCCGTTCCAAACTAAAAAAGCCACCGTCAATATTGAAATTCCAAACTCTAACAACAATCGAATCCGGCCCGACAAACCCTTTGAATTCTTTTTTGAAACCTTTAAAGAATCATCACGGTAACCAATGGCACCAAAACTAAAAGTGACAAAAATGACTGCCCAAGCCATTGGATTTAAAACGTCCACCCACAAAAGAAATGAGGACAATAATCCCAATAAAATAAGTCCTCCCCCCATGGTGGGAGTGCCCGCCTTTTTTTTATGGGATTGAGGACCGTCCTCACGAATATTTTGTCCCAGCTGACGACGAAGCAAGTGACGAATAAAAAATGGACCCAATATCCAGCAAAGAAAAAAA encodes:
- a CDS encoding phospho-N-acetylmuramoyl-pentapeptide-transferase codes for the protein MLYRLLHEASVSVSAFNVFRYITFRTFISFFTAFFLCWILGPFFIRHLLRRQLGQNIREDGPQSHKKKAGTPTMGGGLILLGLLSSFLLWVDVLNPMAWAVIFVTFSFGAIGYRDDSLKVSKKNSKGLSGRIRLLLEFGISILTVAFLVWNGSLSSVLSVPFLKFINIDLGWGYVLFASLVIVGCANAVNLTDGLDGLAIFPVIVCAGTFMIFAYVSGHAEIAHYLAIPYVQGAGELTILAAAVVAAGLAFLWFNTFPAQVFMGDVGSLSLGGFLGVMAVLTKNELLLILLGGVFVVEALSVITQVASFKLTGKRVFRMAPIHHHFELKGLDETKIIVRFWIISILLAVLSLSTLKLR